From Caulobacter segnis, a single genomic window includes:
- a CDS encoding SDR family NAD(P)-dependent oxidoreductase, with translation MSNAQKVAIITGASQGIGAELVKAYRDRDYRVVATSRSIQQGSDPDILAVAGDIGDPATADRIVAEALARFGRIDTLVNNAGIFLAKPFTTYTADDFAAKVSTNLAGFFHITQRATAQMLKQGAGHIVSITTSLTDHALGDVPSVLASLTKGGINSATKSLAIELADKGVRVNAVSPGVIRTPMHAPETHAFLAALHPVNRLGEIRDVVDAVLYLESAGFVTGEILHVDGGQSAGH, from the coding sequence ATGAGCAACGCACAGAAGGTCGCCATCATCACCGGCGCGTCGCAAGGCATCGGCGCCGAACTGGTCAAGGCCTACCGGGACCGCGACTACCGCGTGGTCGCCACCTCCCGCTCGATCCAGCAGGGGTCCGACCCCGACATCCTGGCCGTCGCCGGCGACATCGGCGACCCGGCCACCGCCGACCGCATCGTCGCCGAGGCCCTGGCCCGGTTCGGCCGGATCGACACCCTGGTCAACAACGCCGGCATCTTCCTGGCCAAGCCGTTCACGACCTATACGGCCGACGACTTCGCGGCCAAGGTCTCGACCAATCTGGCCGGCTTCTTCCACATCACCCAGCGCGCCACCGCCCAGATGCTGAAGCAGGGCGCGGGCCATATCGTCAGCATCACCACCAGCCTGACCGACCACGCCCTCGGCGACGTTCCCTCGGTGCTGGCCAGCCTGACCAAGGGCGGGATCAATTCGGCGACCAAGTCGCTGGCCATCGAGCTGGCCGACAAGGGCGTGCGGGTCAACGCGGTCTCGCCGGGGGTGATCCGCACGCCGATGCACGCGCCCGAGACCCACGCCTTCCTGGCCGCCCTGCACCCGGTCAACCGCCTGGGCGAGATCCGCGACGTCGTCGACGCCGTGCTCTATCTGGAAAGCGCCGGCTTCGTGACGGGCGAGATCCTGCACGTCGACGGCGGCCAAAGCGCCGGTCACTAA
- a CDS encoding tautomerase family protein: protein MPMVTIQVTREGSAPGRLAVTADEKARLIAGVSQLLLDVLHKPLDSTFVVIQEVELENWGWGGLPVPEYRQRLAGGGQ, encoded by the coding sequence ATGCCCATGGTCACCATCCAGGTCACGCGAGAAGGCTCCGCGCCGGGCCGCTTGGCCGTCACCGCCGACGAGAAGGCCCGACTGATCGCCGGCGTCAGCCAACTGCTGCTGGACGTGCTGCACAAGCCGCTGGACTCGACCTTCGTGGTCATCCAGGAGGTCGAGCTTGAGAACTGGGGCTGGGGCGGACTGCCCGTGCCCGAATATCGCCAACGCCTGGCCGGCGGCGGCCAGTAA